A DNA window from Streptococcus mutans contains the following coding sequences:
- a CDS encoding sensor histidine kinase codes for MNEALMILSNGLLTYLTVLFLLFLFSKVSNVTLSKKELTLFSISNFLIMIAVTMVNVNLFYPAEPLYFIVLSIYLNRQNSLSLNIFYGLLPVASSDLFRRAIIFFILDGTQGIVMDSSIITTYMIEFAGIALSYLFLSVFNVDIGRLKDSLTKMKVKKRLIPMNITMLLYYLLIQALYIIESYNVIPTLKFRKFVVIVYLILFLILISFLSQYTKQKVQNEIMAQKEAQIRNITQYSQQIESLYKDIRSFRHDYLNILTSLRLGIENKDLASIEKIYHQILEKTGHQLQDTRYNIGHLANIQNDAVKGILSAKILEAQNKKIAVNVEVSGKIQLPDMELLDFITILSILCDNAIEAALESLKPEIQLAFFKKNGSIVFIIQNSSKEKQIDVSKIFKENYSTKGSNRGIGLAKVNHILEHYPKTSLQTSSHHHLFKQLLIMK; via the coding sequence ATGAATGAAGCCTTAATGATACTTTCAAATGGTTTATTAACTTATCTAACCGTTCTATTTCTCTTGTTTCTATTTTCTAAGGTAAGTAATGTCACTTTATCGAAAAAGGAATTAACTCTTTTTTCGATAAGCAATTTTCTGATAATGATTGCTGTTACGATGGTAAATGTAAACCTGTTTTATCCTGCAGAGCCTCTTTATTTTATAGTTTTATCAATTTATCTTAATAGACAGAATAGTCTTTCTCTAAATATATTTTATGGTCTGCTGCCTGTTGCCAGTTCTGACTTGTTTAGGCGGGCAATCATATTCTTTATCTTGGATGGAACTCAAGGAATTGTAATGGACAGTAGCATTATAACCACCTATATGATCGAGTTTGCAGGAATAGCGCTAAGTTACCTCTTTCTAAGTGTGTTCAATGTTGATATTGGTCGACTTAAAGATAGTTTGACCAAGATGAAGGTCAAAAAACGCTTGATCCCAATGAATATTACTATGCTTCTATACTACCTTTTAATACAGGCATTGTATATTATAGAGAGTTATAATGTGATACCGACTTTAAAATTTCGTAAATTTGTCGTTATTGTCTATCTTATTTTATTTTTGATTCTGATCTCATTTTTAAGCCAATATACCAAACAAAAGGTTCAAAATGAGATAATGGCACAAAAGGAAGCTCAGATTCGAAATATCACCCAGTATAGTCAGCAAATAGAATCTCTTTACAAGGATATTCGAAGTTTCCGCCATGATTATCTGAATATTTTAACTAGCCTCAGATTAGGCATTGAAAATAAAGATTTAGCTAGTATTGAAAAGATTTACCATCAAATCTTAGAAAAAACAGGACATCAATTGCAGGATACCCGTTATAATATCGGCCATCTAGCTAATATTCAAAACGATGCTGTCAAGGGTATCTTATCAGCAAAAATCTTAGAAGCTCAAAATAAAAAAATTGCTGTCAATGTAGAGGTCTCAGGTAAAATACAGCTGCCTGATATGGAGTTGCTTGATTTCATTACTATACTTTCTATCTTGTGCGATAATGCTATTGAGGCCGCTCTCGAATCACTAAAACCTGAAATTCAGTTAGCCTTTTTTAAGAAAAATGGCAGCATAGTCTTTATCATCCAGAATTCCTCCAAAGAAAAACAAATAGATGTGAGTAAAATTTTTAAAGAAAACTATTCCACTAAAGGCTCCAATCGCGGTATTGGTTTAGCAAAGGTGAATCATATTCTTGAACATTATCCCAAAACCAGTTTACAAACAAGCAGTCATCATCATTTATTCAAGCAACTCCTAATAATGAAATAG
- the dnaI gene encoding primosomal protein DnaI yields the protein METIGQTLAKKDNHKYDTEKMTQAILSDQEIANFIAAHHLSKEQIKISLPKFNQYRLERTRFENHDQAYIAKGYQPLLVMNEGYADVAYKETKELIAAKKAQAISDRINVVSLPRSYKNISFDDINLDDVKRLDVFKRVADFVEQYPNPEQKGLYLYGDMGIGKSYLMAAMAHELSEQRGAATTLLHFPSFTIDVKNAINTGTVKEEIDAVKMADILILDDIGAEQSTSWIRDEVLQVILQYRMLEELPTFFTSNYSFKDLEAKLANIKGSDETWQAKRVMERIRYLAKEIHLEGENRR from the coding sequence GTGGAAACAATTGGACAGACATTGGCTAAAAAAGATAACCATAAGTATGATACAGAAAAAATGACTCAAGCCATTTTATCAGATCAGGAAATTGCTAATTTCATTGCTGCTCACCATCTGTCGAAAGAACAAATTAAAATTAGTTTACCTAAATTCAATCAATATCGTTTAGAGCGTACTCGCTTTGAAAATCATGATCAGGCCTATATTGCCAAGGGCTATCAGCCGCTTCTTGTGATGAATGAAGGTTATGCAGATGTCGCCTATAAAGAGACAAAAGAACTGATTGCTGCAAAGAAGGCTCAAGCGATTTCTGACCGAATTAATGTGGTTAGTTTACCAAGATCTTATAAGAACATCTCCTTTGATGATATTAATCTTGATGATGTCAAGCGACTAGATGTTTTTAAAAGGGTAGCTGATTTTGTGGAGCAGTATCCGAATCCTGAGCAAAAAGGACTTTATCTTTATGGTGATATGGGAATTGGTAAGTCTTACCTCATGGCAGCCATGGCTCATGAATTGTCAGAACAAAGAGGAGCTGCAACGACACTGCTGCATTTTCCGAGTTTTACGATTGATGTCAAGAATGCCATCAACACAGGAACGGTTAAGGAAGAAATTGATGCTGTCAAGATGGCTGATATTCTGATTCTTGACGATATTGGTGCTGAACAAAGCACTTCTTGGATTCGTGATGAAGTTCTGCAGGTTATTTTACAATATCGGATGTTAGAAGAATTGCCAACCTTTTTTACCTCTAATTATAGTTTTAAGGATTTAGAGGCGAAATTAGCGAATATAAAAGGGAGCGATGAAACTTGGCAGGCTAAGCGTGTGATGGAGCGTATTCGTTATTTAGCAAAAGAAATTCACCTTGAAGGTGAAAATAGAAGATAA
- a CDS encoding response regulator transcription factor — translation MISIFVLEDDFLQQGRLETTIAAIMKEKNWSYKELTIFGKPQQLIDTIPEKGSHQIFFLDIEIKKEEKKGLEVANQIRQHNPSAVIVFVTTHSEFMPLTFQYQVSALDFIDKSLNPEEFSHRIESALYYAMENSQKNGQSEELFIFHSSETQFQVPFAEILYFETSSTAHKLCLYTYDERIEFYGSMTDIVKMDKRLFQCHRSFIVNPANITRIDRKKRLAYFRNNKSCLISRTKLTKLRAVIADQRRAK, via the coding sequence ATGATTTCTATTTTTGTATTGGAAGATGATTTTTTACAGCAAGGACGTCTTGAAACCACCATTGCAGCTATCATGAAAGAAAAAAATTGGTCTTATAAAGAATTGACTATTTTTGGAAAACCACAACAACTTATTGATACTATCCCTGAAAAGGGCAGTCACCAGATTTTCTTTTTGGATATTGAAATCAAAAAAGAGGAAAAGAAAGGACTGGAAGTAGCCAATCAGATTAGACAGCATAATCCTAGTGCGGTTATTGTCTTTGTCACGACACATTCTGAGTTTATGCCCCTCACTTTTCAGTATCAGGTATCTGCTTTGGATTTTATTGATAAATCTTTGAATCCTGAGGAGTTCTCCCACCGCATTGAATCAGCGCTGTATTATGCTATGGAAAACAGCCAGAAGAATGGTCAATCAGAGGAACTTTTTATTTTCCATTCATCTGAAACTCAGTTTCAGGTCCCTTTTGCTGAGATTCTGTATTTTGAAACATCTTCAACAGCCCATAAGCTCTGCCTTTATACTTATGATGAACGGATTGAATTCTACGGCAGTATGACTGACATTGTTAAAATGGATAAGAGACTTTTTCAGTGCCATCGCTCTTTTATTGTCAATCCTGCCAATATTACCCGTATTGATCGGAAAAAACGCTTGGCCTATTTTCGAAATAATAAGTCTTGTCTTATTTCACGAACTAAGTTAACAAAACTGAGAGCTGTGATTGCTGATCAAAGGAGAGCAAAATGA
- a CDS encoding ComC/BlpC family leader-containing pheromone/bacteriocin has translation MKKTPSLKNDFKEIKTDELEIIIGGSGSLSTFFRLFNRSFTQALGKIR, from the coding sequence ATGAAAAAAACACCATCATTAAAAAATGACTTTAAAGAAATTAAAACTGATGAATTAGAGATTATCATTGGCGGAAGCGGAAGCCTATCAACATTTTTCCGGCTGTTTAACAGAAGTTTTACACAAGCTTTGGGGAAAATAAGATAG
- a CDS encoding DnaD domain protein, whose protein sequence is MKPIDEFLYVKQNYLTSDTNSLMRLYFPIIGSDAAGLYQYFVSFFDNGEKKHKFSEILNHTQFGMACFENALSVLTAMDLLVFYRQENLYYIKLKAPLNAETFLKNAVYRHLLEQKIGQVAVEHLDLHLPREAQDLSKQFSEVFTAAGQLDLKTPKSKTDFDLDHFKDLMIRDNLQFTDEQTDVIALYILSEKYQLTWYETYLLAKETASNYRISLKRMQAKQEQRDHVDADNSFSKKEQIIIEEAKADKVEVFLAKIKKTRHAAITKDERSLLVELAEMGFLDEVINIMLLYTLDKTNTANINKTYIMKIANDFAFQKIDSAEKAVLKLRSFAERKTKQNQKKIKESSKNNVPEWSNQDYQNNTTEDEQARLDEIKRKTLARLRRDGE, encoded by the coding sequence ATGAAACCAATTGATGAATTTCTCTATGTCAAGCAAAATTATTTGACTTCTGATACAAATAGTTTGATGCGCCTTTATTTTCCGATTATTGGCAGTGATGCTGCTGGGCTTTATCAATATTTTGTCAGTTTTTTTGATAACGGTGAAAAGAAGCACAAATTTAGTGAGATTCTCAATCATACTCAATTTGGAATGGCTTGTTTTGAGAATGCCTTATCTGTACTGACGGCTATGGATTTGTTAGTTTTTTATCGACAAGAAAATCTTTATTATATTAAACTAAAAGCTCCTTTAAATGCAGAAACTTTTCTAAAAAATGCTGTCTATCGCCATCTTTTAGAACAAAAAATTGGACAAGTTGCAGTTGAACATTTGGATTTACATCTTCCCCGAGAAGCCCAAGACCTTTCTAAACAATTTTCTGAAGTTTTTACTGCTGCAGGTCAACTCGATTTAAAAACACCCAAGAGTAAGACGGATTTTGACTTAGATCATTTTAAGGATTTAATGATACGAGATAACTTGCAATTTACTGATGAACAAACAGATGTTATTGCGCTGTACATCCTTTCTGAGAAATATCAGCTTACTTGGTATGAGACCTATCTTTTAGCTAAAGAGACTGCTAGCAATTATAGAATTTCTCTGAAACGTATGCAAGCTAAACAAGAACAAAGGGATCATGTTGATGCAGATAACTCTTTTTCTAAAAAGGAACAAATTATTATAGAAGAGGCTAAAGCTGACAAAGTAGAAGTTTTCCTTGCTAAAATAAAAAAAACAAGGCATGCTGCTATTACAAAGGATGAACGCAGCTTGTTAGTAGAGCTTGCAGAGATGGGCTTTTTGGATGAGGTTATCAATATTATGCTGCTGTATACTCTTGATAAAACAAATACAGCTAATATTAACAAGACTTATATCATGAAAATTGCGAATGATTTTGCTTTTCAAAAGATAGACAGTGCAGAAAAGGCAGTACTTAAACTACGTAGCTTTGCCGAACGTAAAACAAAGCAAAATCAAAAAAAAATAAAAGAAAGCTCAAAAAACAATGTTCCTGAATGGAGCAATCAAGACTATCAAAATAATACAACTGAAGATGAGCAGGCTCGTTTAGACGAGATTAAACGCAAAACTTTAGCAAGATTGAGAAGGGATGGTGAGTAA
- the nrdR gene encoding transcriptional regulator NrdR — MRCPKCNYLKSSVVDSRQAEEGNTIRRRRECENCHTRFTTFERIEELPLLVVKKDGTREQFSRDKIFNGIIRSAQKRPVSSSAIEKVVNDIEQKIRSDYDSEVSSVVIGNLVMDELAELDEITYVRFASVYRSFKDVDEIEALLQQITNRVRSKKKRKADETN; from the coding sequence ATGCGTTGTCCAAAATGTAATTATCTAAAATCCAGTGTTGTTGATAGCCGTCAAGCTGAGGAAGGAAACACCATTAGACGCCGTCGGGAATGTGAAAATTGTCATACACGCTTTACAACTTTTGAAAGAATTGAGGAATTACCGCTTTTAGTTGTTAAAAAAGATGGTACCAGAGAGCAATTTTCTCGTGACAAAATTTTCAATGGTATTATTAGAAGTGCTCAAAAACGTCCAGTATCTAGCAGTGCTATTGAAAAAGTTGTCAATGATATTGAACAAAAAATTCGCAGTGATTATGATAGTGAAGTATCTAGCGTTGTTATTGGGAATTTAGTTATGGATGAGTTGGCAGAACTTGATGAAATTACCTATGTTCGTTTTGCCAGTGTTTACCGTAGTTTCAAAGATGTTGATGAGATTGAAGCTCTTTTGCAGCAAATCACAAATCGTGTAAGAAGTAAGAAAAAGAGAAAAGCAGATGAAACCAATTGA
- a CDS encoding VTT domain-containing protein, with amino-acid sequence MFFIDFILHIDNYIYSIANTVGLWTYLILFLVIFVETGVVILPFLPGDSLLFAAGALAANPKMHFSVLVFGILFFIAAFVGDTCNFFIGRTAGYRLVHHKFFSQFIKEDNIKDAELYFEKYGSTSIILGRYIPIIRTFVPFVAGLSQFPVPSFIKRSFIAALSWTVIATGAGYLFGNIPFVKTHFSAIILAIVFVTLLPSAITVVKTSKKKK; translated from the coding sequence ATGTTTTTTATTGATTTTATTTTACATATTGATAACTATATTTATAGTATTGCCAATACCGTTGGCTTGTGGACTTACCTAATTCTATTTTTAGTAATCTTTGTGGAAACAGGTGTAGTCATTCTTCCTTTTCTGCCGGGAGACAGCCTCTTATTTGCAGCAGGTGCCTTAGCAGCCAATCCTAAGATGCACTTTAGTGTTTTAGTTTTTGGTATTTTATTTTTCATAGCTGCTTTTGTTGGAGATACCTGTAATTTCTTTATCGGTCGTACGGCTGGTTATCGTTTGGTGCATCACAAATTTTTCAGCCAATTTATTAAAGAAGATAATATCAAAGATGCTGAGCTTTATTTTGAAAAATACGGTTCAACTTCTATCATTTTAGGACGTTATATCCCGATTATCAGAACTTTTGTTCCTTTTGTAGCTGGTCTTAGTCAATTCCCTGTGCCTTCTTTTATTAAACGCAGTTTTATAGCTGCTTTGTCTTGGACAGTGATTGCTACAGGAGCTGGCTATCTTTTTGGTAATATTCCTTTTGTTAAAACACATTTTTCTGCTATTATCTTGGCCATTGTTTTTGTGACTTTACTACCAAGTGCTATTACTGTCGTCAAAACCAGCAAAAAGAAAAAATAA
- a CDS encoding Blp family class II bacteriocin produces MEKQYNNFKILNTDALENIQGGGRDPRCAALVGASIYDGLAVVGGPVGVAMTAGTIAVGSFC; encoded by the coding sequence ATGGAAAAACAATATAATAATTTTAAAATATTAAATACTGATGCATTGGAAAATATTCAAGGTGGTGGTCGAGATCCTAGGTGTGCTGCCCTTGTGGGAGCAAGTATTTATGATGGCTTAGCAGTAGTTGGAGGTCCTGTTGGAGTTGCAATGACAGCCGGTACAATTGCAGTGGGAAGTTTTTGTTGA
- a CDS encoding Blp family class II bacteriocin → MTTQALENFENMNAQALAAVEGGGVNQCVAGTTGKVIEGALAGGAAGATIAAAVSAPVAEGGGIGPAAGAGIGAVLGGISNGLYGASQYCN, encoded by the coding sequence ATGACAACTCAAGCATTGGAAAATTTTGAAAACATGAACGCTCAAGCACTCGCTGCTGTTGAAGGTGGTGGTGTTAATCAATGCGTTGCAGGAACAACTGGTAAGGTTATAGAAGGAGCCCTCGCAGGTGGCGCAGCAGGTGCAACTATAGCTGCTGCTGTCTCTGCACCTGTTGCAGAAGGTGGTGGAATCGGTCCTGCAGCAGGTGCGGGTATTGGTGCTGTTTTAGGTGGTATTAGCAATGGATTATATGGTGCGTCACAATATTGTAATTAA
- a CDS encoding Blp family class II bacteriocin, translating into MNTQAFEQFNVMDNEALSAIEGGSKPGFGEFASALAICTGSGAMIGSAFPVVGTVGGAILGAQYCTAGWGVLR; encoded by the coding sequence ATGAATACACAAGCATTTGAACAATTTAACGTAATGGATAATGAAGCACTTTCAGCTATTGAAGGTGGAAGTAAACCAGGTTTTGGTGAATTTGCTTCAGCTCTGGCTATTTGTACAGGATCGGGAGCAATGATTGGTTCAGCTTTTCCAGTTGTTGGAACAGTTGGGGGAGCTATCTTAGGGGCTCAGTATTGCACTGCTGGTTGGGGAGTTTTAAGGTGA
- the gcrR gene encoding response regulator GcrR, translating into MAKDILIIEDEKKLAKFVSLELQHEGYEVEVTYDGRSGLERALEKDFDLILLDLMLPEMDGYEVIRRLQLEKTTYVIIITARDSIMDIVTGLDRGADGYIVKPFAIEELLARVRAIFRRQDIEKAKHSSKNDTTYRDLKLDVHNRAAIRNGETIPLTKREFDLLNALVENINQVMTREELLARVWKYDQEAETNVVDVYIRYLRGKIDVPGKESYIQTVRGMGYIIRENN; encoded by the coding sequence ATGGCTAAGGACATTTTAATTATTGAAGATGAAAAAAAACTTGCAAAGTTTGTTTCTTTAGAATTACAACATGAAGGATATGAGGTTGAAGTGACATATGATGGGCGTTCTGGCCTGGAAAGAGCACTTGAAAAAGATTTCGATCTCATCCTTCTTGATTTAATGTTACCAGAGATGGACGGGTATGAAGTGATTCGTCGTTTACAATTGGAAAAGACAACTTATGTTATTATTATCACTGCTCGTGACTCCATTATGGATATTGTGACTGGTCTTGATCGTGGAGCAGATGGTTATATCGTTAAACCATTTGCTATTGAAGAATTACTAGCTCGTGTTCGTGCCATATTTCGTCGTCAAGATATTGAGAAAGCTAAGCATTCTTCTAAAAATGACACTACCTATCGTGATTTGAAATTAGATGTTCATAACCGAGCTGCCATTAGAAATGGTGAGACAATTCCTTTAACTAAACGTGAATTTGATTTATTAAATGCTCTTGTAGAAAATATCAATCAAGTCATGACTAGAGAAGAGCTTTTGGCCCGTGTTTGGAAGTATGATCAAGAAGCTGAAACTAATGTTGTCGATGTTTATATTCGCTATCTTCGTGGGAAGATTGATGTTCCCGGTAAAGAAAGCTATATTCAGACTGTCCGCGGCATGGGGTATATCATTCGCGAAAATAATTAA
- the der gene encoding ribosome biogenesis GTPase Der — protein sequence MALPTVAIVGRPNVGKSALFNRIAGERISIVEDVEGVTRDRIYTKAEWLNRQFSIIDTGGIDDVDAPFMEQIKHQADIAMTEADVIVFVVSAKEGITDADEYVAKILYRTHKPVILAVNKVDNPEMRSAIYDFYALGLGDPYPVSSAHGIGTGDVLDAIVDNLPAEAQEESSDIIKFSLIGRPNVGKSSLINAILGEDRVIASPVAGTTRDAIDTTFTDEEGQEFTMIDTAGMRKSGKVYENTEKYSVMRAMRAIDRSDIVLMVLNAEEGIREYDKRIAGFAHEAGKGIVVVVNKWDAIKKDNRTVAQWEADIRDNFQYIPYAPIVFVSAVTKQRLHKLPDVIKQVSQSQNTRIPSAVLNDVVMDAVAINPTPTDKGKRLKIFYATQVSVKPPTFVIFVNEEELMHFSYLRFLENQIRQAFVFEGTPIRLIARKRK from the coding sequence ATGGCTTTACCAACAGTTGCTATTGTCGGACGCCCAAATGTCGGCAAATCAGCGCTTTTTAATCGTATAGCTGGTGAGCGTATTTCCATCGTTGAGGATGTTGAAGGAGTAACAAGAGACCGCATTTATACAAAGGCGGAATGGCTTAATCGCCAATTTTCAATCATTGATACGGGCGGTATTGACGATGTTGATGCTCCCTTTATGGAACAAATTAAGCATCAAGCTGATATTGCTATGACAGAGGCTGATGTGATTGTTTTTGTGGTATCTGCTAAGGAAGGTATCACAGATGCCGATGAATATGTAGCAAAGATTCTTTATCGGACACACAAGCCGGTTATTTTAGCTGTTAATAAAGTTGATAATCCTGAGATGCGCAGTGCTATTTATGATTTCTATGCCTTGGGACTGGGGGACCCTTATCCTGTTTCTTCTGCTCATGGTATTGGTACAGGAGATGTTCTTGATGCTATCGTTGATAATTTACCAGCAGAGGCGCAAGAAGAGAGTTCAGACATTATTAAGTTTAGTTTGATCGGACGTCCCAATGTTGGTAAATCCAGTTTAATCAATGCTATCTTAGGAGAAGATCGTGTTATAGCATCACCAGTAGCTGGTACGACCCGTGATGCGATTGATACAACCTTCACGGATGAAGAAGGCCAAGAATTTACCATGATTGACACAGCTGGGATGCGTAAGTCAGGTAAAGTTTATGAAAATACAGAGAAATATTCTGTTATGCGTGCTATGCGTGCGATTGATCGCTCAGATATTGTTTTGATGGTGTTGAATGCTGAGGAAGGTATTCGTGAATACGACAAGCGCATTGCTGGTTTTGCTCATGAGGCTGGTAAAGGGATTGTTGTCGTTGTGAATAAGTGGGATGCGATTAAGAAAGATAATCGTACTGTTGCACAATGGGAAGCAGATATTCGTGACAATTTTCAATATATCCCTTATGCTCCCATTGTTTTTGTATCAGCAGTTACCAAACAACGACTGCATAAACTGCCAGACGTGATTAAACAAGTAAGCCAAAGTCAAAATACCCGTATTCCATCAGCTGTTTTAAATGATGTTGTCATGGATGCTGTGGCAATCAATCCCACACCAACAGATAAAGGAAAGCGCCTCAAAATTTTTTATGCGACACAAGTTTCGGTCAAACCGCCAACCTTTGTTATTTTTGTTAATGAAGAAGAGCTGATGCATTTTTCTTATTTGCGTTTTTTGGAAAATCAAATTCGCCAAGCTTTTGTTTTTGAGGGAACCCCTATCCGCTTGATTGCAAGGAAACGGAAATAA
- a CDS encoding Blp family class II bacteriocin, with amino-acid sequence MDTHVLEQFDVMDSQVPSAIEGGGCSWKGADKAGFSGGVGGLIGAGGNPVGGLDAYGELVGGN; translated from the coding sequence ATGGATACACACGTATTGGAACAATTTGACGTCATGGATAGTCAAGTACCTTCAGCTATTGAAGGTGGGGGATGTAGTTGGAAAGGAGCCGATAAAGCTGGTTTTTCAGGTGGCGTTGGTGGTCTCATTGGTGCAGGTGGTAACCCCGTTGGTGGCTTAGATGCATACGGTGAACTTGTTGGAGGTAATTAA
- a CDS encoding Blp family class II bacteriocin has translation MSFDVNSYNDLTRDELSQTIGGSRQAADTFLSGAYGAAKGVTACASTGVYVVPAALVACGVVGAGLNIAFPH, from the coding sequence ATGAGTTTTGATGTGAATAGTTATAATGATTTAACAAGAGATGAATTATCTCAAACAATTGGTGGAAGCCGTCAAGCTGCTGATACATTCCTTTCAGGTGCTTATGGTGCAGCAAAGGGTGTAACTGCGTGCGCAAGTACGGGGGTCTACGTTGTTCCAGCTGCTCTTGTAGCTTGTGGAGTAGTCGGTGCAGGTTTAAATATCGCTTTTCCGCACTAA
- a CDS encoding thioredoxin family protein, protein MKYYKTLLLCSASLLLLAAGVAYAEEETPQGIEKTEVSAPAVTTETQSAGATVVQETVAPAATTASTVISSENKSERSDENSVRETSLEISDQVIENSQPPQQEVDTSSSTEKTSDSKNTVSEGVSVEEYEANVANFKAVSMADVYHMFDDSENDYILYIGRPTCHYCRDFSPVLKEFNGLTGSQLYYYNTDRDDFTVAAKEFLTKKVGMFATPTTLYIDKGQLISGWVGSGITAQNLYNKLYSHTIQKKEYESENNGIAPAEAPNTDKENTKVTDEKVTAVPGSGEPAPNQKRGETPDPIAKKSDFSQTIADKTSKKSLTLNKIITQILSLIRDALLKLNI, encoded by the coding sequence ATGAAATATTATAAAACACTATTATTATGTTCGGCCTCGCTATTATTACTAGCAGCTGGTGTTGCTTATGCAGAGGAGGAAACTCCTCAGGGAATAGAAAAAACGGAAGTGTCTGCACCTGCAGTCACAACAGAAACTCAAAGTGCTGGTGCTACTGTTGTTCAGGAAACAGTAGCACCAGCAGCAACGACTGCTTCGACAGTTATTTCTTCTGAGAATAAGAGCGAACGCAGTGATGAAAATAGTGTTCGCGAAACTTCTTTGGAGATATCTGACCAAGTTATAGAAAATTCTCAGCCGCCTCAACAAGAGGTGGATACCAGCTCATCAACTGAAAAAACATCAGATAGCAAGAATACAGTATCAGAAGGAGTTTCCGTTGAAGAATACGAAGCAAATGTTGCTAATTTCAAAGCTGTCAGTATGGCAGATGTTTATCACATGTTTGATGATTCAGAGAACGACTACATTTTGTATATCGGTCGTCCCACCTGTCATTACTGTCGGGATTTTTCTCCGGTTTTAAAAGAATTTAATGGTTTAACAGGTTCTCAACTTTATTATTATAATACAGATAGGGACGATTTTACGGTTGCAGCCAAGGAATTTCTCACTAAAAAAGTAGGTATGTTTGCTACTCCAACTACTTTATATATTGATAAAGGTCAGTTAATATCTGGTTGGGTAGGTAGCGGTATTACAGCACAAAACCTGTATAACAAGTTATATAGTCATACAATCCAGAAAAAAGAATATGAATCTGAAAATAATGGGATCGCTCCTGCAGAAGCACCAAATACAGATAAAGAGAATACCAAAGTTACTGACGAGAAGGTTACAGCTGTTCCAGGAAGCGGTGAACCTGCACCTAACCAAAAAAGAGGGGAAACACCTGATCCAATAGCGAAAAAATCAGATTTTTCTCAAACGATAGCTGATAAAACAAGTAAAAAGTCACTCACACTCAATAAAATTATCACACAAATATTATCACTTATTCGCGATGCCTTATTAAAGTTAAACATTTAA